The DNA window GTGGGACCACGCCTCCGCCGACCGGGAACTGCGGCGGCGTCGGCGCGTGGGCGAGCTCGACGGTGTACGTGGGCGGCAACATGGCCACCCACAACGGCCGCAAGTGGCGCGCCCAGTGGTGGACGCAGGGCGAGACACCCGGCGCGGCAAGCGTCTGGGTGGACCAGGGCGCCTGCTAGACCGACAACCCGGTTGAAGCGCAAGGCAAGTCGCATTGCGCCCGCCGACGAGTTGAGCCCCGGAAACGACCACGCTTCGCTAGCCGTTTCCGGGCTCAACTCGTCGGCCCCGAAGGGCGCAATGCCGCCGAGCGCAGCGAAGGCAATCTAGAAGGCGGCGAGCACGGAGCCCTGGTACTTGTCCTCGATGAACTTCTTCACCTCGGCGGAGTGCAGCAGCTTCTCCAGCTTCACCACCCGGGCGTCGGTCTCCTCGCCGGTGCGGACGACGACCAGGTTGGCGTAGGGGTTGTCCTCGCCGGTCTCCAGCGCGAGCGCGTCGGTGGCCGGCTTGAGGCCGGTCTCGATAGCGTAGTTGCCGTTGATCACGGAGATCGCGGTGTCCTCGAGGCTGCGCGGCAGCTGCGCCGCTTCGAGGGCCTTGAACTGCAGGTTCTTCGGGTTGGCCGTGATGTCCTTCTCGGTCGCCTTGACGCCGACGCCGTCCTTCAGCGTGATCAGGCCGTTCTTGGCGAGCAGGTTCAGGGCGCGGCCCGAGTTCGACGGGTCGTTCGGGACCGCGACGACGCCACCGTTCGGCACGTCGGCGATCGCCTTCACGGTCTTGGAGTAGACGCCGAGCGGCTCGATGTGCACCGGCTTGAGCGCGGTGAACTTGTAGCCCTTCGACGCGACCTCCTCCTCCAGGTACGGGATGTGCTGGAAGTAGTTGGCGTCGATCTGCTTCTCGCTCAGGGCGACGTTCGGCTGGATGTAGTCGTTGAACTCGACGATCTCCAGCTTGAGGCCCTCGGCTGCGGCGAGGTTGTCCGCGACGTACTTGAGGATCTCGCCGTGCGGGACCGGGCTGACGCCGACCTTGAGGGTGTCGCTGCTGGCCCCGGAGGAAGAGTCGTCGGAACCGCAGGCGGCGAGGCCCCCGAGGAGCAGCGAGGCAGCGGCGAGCACGGCGAGGGAGCGGCGGCGCATGATCAAAAGACCTTCCTGAACTATCGGTGCGAAAGCCGGCGGACGAGGACGTCGCCCACCATCTGTACGAGTTGGACGAAGACCACCAGGGCCACCACGGTGGCGATCATGACCTCGGTCTCGAAACGCTGGTAGCCGTACCGGATCGCCAGGTCGCCG is part of the Actinoplanes missouriensis 431 genome and encodes:
- a CDS encoding MetQ/NlpA family ABC transporter substrate-binding protein, which gives rise to MRRRSLAVLAAASLLLGGLAACGSDDSSSGASSDTLKVGVSPVPHGEILKYVADNLAAAEGLKLEIVEFNDYIQPNVALSEKQIDANYFQHIPYLEEEVASKGYKFTALKPVHIEPLGVYSKTVKAIADVPNGGVVAVPNDPSNSGRALNLLAKNGLITLKDGVGVKATEKDITANPKNLQFKALEAAQLPRSLEDTAISVINGNYAIETGLKPATDALALETGEDNPYANLVVVRTGEETDARVVKLEKLLHSAEVKKFIEDKYQGSVLAAF